CTGACCACGCAACCCGCCATAATCAGACCCGAGCAAGCTGcaaacaactaccaaaacaagcTGCACACACTATCAAGATGGGTTGCTAAAGCAGTTgtgtacaacacctataaacGCCTCATCTTCCGTCTCAAAACAGCCCGCATTTATGCTTAAAACCCGTGCAAAACAAAGTCGAGTCCCAACCGAAGGTCGTGTCATAACAGTCCATTTGTCCAAGAACAAGGTCGAAATAACCTGAACTTGGTCCTCACACACTCGTCCCAAAACAGCCCGAGGTACCCGCAAAACTGACTCAAAACCAGTCCCAATTTCCGACCTAAAAATGCATACAACCCATCCCCAAAATTCAACATGTATCCGTCTTAATTTCAGCTTTTAGTCCCTCCATTTCGATCGCCCATAACACTACACAAACCGGACCAAAGATGGTACCCAAAACTGTCCTTAAAACCATCTCGTCAAAGACATtaaaaacagtcccaaaaatgcaatataaaaccGATAACAAATGAACTAGCTAATATGAAACACGAATGCATGAAATTACGACAAGCATACTCATACCATTCCGAAATATGTTATCAGCTGAGTATATACTAAGTTACTAATTGAACATACGGGGTAGTGAGGATCAAGTACAATGACCGGAAACGTCAACTCATCATCACTATCCAAACTCTTATACTCCAGACATAAATCAACGTTTATAACGACTGAAACAAACCAAAGCATCTGATATAGGATGACACAGATACAACAGTTTAACAATCATGCTGACAATATCATTCAATAACCATTTAGTGATTAAAAATACAGCCTTTACTGCAACAAAAATTGAGGTATAAACTAATATGGTCAAAGACACTCAAACCTACAGTCTCAGCATATTACAAAGCCTCTAGAGGTCAAAAGAAGTTGCTCAATCATAAGTTTTAGTCCGTATTACACTGCAATTAATCGTTGCTTTCCAGTCTAATTATACTCCCATAATCAATAGAAACGTGACAACACAGATTAAATACGACACGAATATAACAGTTTATCATCACTCTCCGGTCTCCAATCAGTTATACTCCAAAACACGAATCAACTTTAACAATCACAAGAGTaaactacaacatataaacaaataaaattgacaaaatgtcgagtaacctatcaccgttacctttttgcccttcaaaACTCCGAGGAAAGCGCTTACAGAATACGGGATTCCCTCCGGTTCATCAGTTTCTTCAGCTGGGAGGAAGAAAACGACATAAAGAAGCTGAAAATCGGGACTTTTATGAGGcgggtcaaactgaaatcaccacaaaatcatagctttcttacctagaaagatgaaggaggaagtaaggagaAGAATGGTGGAAGAATTACAAACATTGGTTGAGAAATGTGGCCGGGATCTAAGCTTGAAGGGGACGGAAAAATGGGTTGTAGCTCTGTTTGTATATTTGTATATTTGTTTTACTGTTGTTGGTGCAGGTGTTTACtcgaaaaaggaaggaaagaagaaagaggAAAGGTGAGGCTTGCGgctgacaacaacaacaatacaaatatctaataataatattaatataataataataataatataagcgATATTTAAACGTAGAGTCTAAGAGGTAGGCGACCGTGTTGTCGATTTTCGATTGGCCCGGATTAAAAAGGGTACAAagtaaaatgtgacggtctatagctagacggaagtgaagacgggaattattattattacagtcattattattgtcactattattattcgaccaaaaatacgtatttttatataaactacgctttaaaatattcttttcataaaaaaccgtgtttgacataaaattaattaaattgaataattcaaaaatatttaataaagtaattcAAGCGGTTTAATAAATCTTAAATGTCAaaaagggaaattcgcgggtgttacacctgGGTTACTCTGATATCTTCCTAACACTCCAACCGTATATGCAATGTCGGGTCTAGTACAAACCTGAGCATACATAATGCTACCAACAGCTGAAGCATATGGAATATTCTTCATTTGTTCTCTTTCAATGTCAATCCTGGGGCACTGGTCCAAGCAGAACCAGTCACCTTTCACAATTGGTACTACACTTGGTGAACAATCTTTCATCCTGAATCTTTCAAGTACTTTATTGATATAGGCCTCTTGAGACAACCCCAAAATGCCTcgagatctatctctatggatcttaatgccaatgACATAAGATGCCTCACCCATATCCTTCATATCAAAATTACTTGAAAGAAATTGTTTCACCTCATGTAATAACCCTTTATCATTGGTTGCTAGCaaaatatcatcaacatacaACACTAGAAAACAAACTTTACTCCCACTGACCTTAAGATATATACATTGATCCATTATATTTTCTTCGAAACCAAATCAAGAAATAACTTCATGGAATTTCTTATACCATTGGCGGGAAGCTTGTTTTAAACCGTATATGGATTTATTTAGCTTACAAACCAAATGCTCACCATCTTTAGAGAAGAATCCTTCAGGTTGTTTCATATAAACCTCTTCCTCTAAATCACCATTGAGAAATgttgttttcacatccatctgatgtaactcgtaatcaaaatgagctactaatgCCATGACAATTCGAAAATAATCTTTCTTTGATACAGGAGAAAAAGTCTATGTGTAGTCAATTCCTTCTCTTTGAGTGAAACCGTTAGCAACGAGTCTTGCCTTATGTCTCTCGATGTTGCCAAGTGAATCCCTTTTAGTCTTATAGACCCACTTGCACCCAATAGGTTTTACACCATCAGGCAATACAACGAGATCCCAAACTCCTTtacatgccataaaattcatctCATCTTTCATAGCATTCAACCATAAGTTTGAATTTGTAGAACTTACGGCTTGTGAAAACGACATAGGATCATTATGAGCTTCAACATTATAATCCAATTCTTATAGATATACTTCATAGTCATCAGGAATAGCCGATCTCCTTTCACGAATAGATCTTCTTAATGGAACTTGTTCATCCTCATGGTGAACCTCTTCCTCATTATGATCTACCATATTTTGATCGGCATTTTGTGGAATTTCTATCACTGGTTACGTAACACTCGATTGCACTTGAGGAGTGTGAATGTCAACCAATCTGTCACTTGAATCAGAGGGTGGAACTTCATGATGATCCCTCTCCAGGACAAAGTCCTGAATTAGGTCACTCCCACTGATCAAGTCATTCTCAAGAAATTTAGCATTTCTTGATTCCACAATCCTTGTACTAGGAGATGGACAATAAAACCTATAACCCTTAGACTTTTCGGCATATCAAATGAAATACCCACTAATAGTCCTTGGATCAAGTTTCTTTTCTTGTGGATTATACACTCTCACTTCCGACGGGCATCCCCAAATGCGTATATGTCTCAAACTCGGTTTCCATCCTTTAAATAGCTCAAAGGGTGTCTTAGACACAGCCTTGGAAGGAACCCGATTTAATATATACGCTGTCGTCTTAAGAgcatcaacccacaaaaatgaaggAAGTTTAACATTACTTCTCATACAACGCACCATCTCAATTAATGTCCTATTTCTTCTTTCTACTACACCATTCTGGTATGGAGAACCAGGCATAGTGTATTGGGCAACAATCCCATGCTCTTGAAGAAATTTAGCAAATGGACCACGTGCTTGTCCGTTCTCAGTGTATCTACCATAGtattcaccacctctatcagtTCTCACAATCTTAATGCGCTTACCACATAGATTCTCTACTTCAGCCTTAAACAATTTAAAGGCATTAAAAGCTTCATCCTTAGAACGAAGCAAGTAAAGATACATATAACATGAGTAATCATTAATAAAGgtgataaaatattttggatCATTAGCATTCATGTCGGGACAACAAATATCCGTATGTATGATTTCTAATAGGCTAGAACTTCTCTTTGCACCTTTCTTAGACATGTTAGTTTGCTTACCCTTAATGCAACTAACACAAGTATCAAAATCAGTAAAGTCTAAagtatcaagtactccatcctttACTAATCTTTTTACCCTCTCAATGGAGATATGTCCCAATCTCGGTGCCACAAAATAGAGGAATTCTCATTCATAATACAACGTTTTAAACCAGCATTGACATGCATAGAATTATGAGTAATATTATTTTGCAGTTCAAGACGATATAAATTATCAGACAAAATACCATAGCCAATAATTTCAGAATTTCTGAGAATACTGAATCCAGAGTCtgaaaaattaaaggtaaaactCAAAGGTAAAAGTCTTGATACTGAAATCAAATTTCTAGAGAAATTCGGAACATAAAATGTCTTTTCCAAATGCAAAATGAAACCATTACTTAATATTAAGTTGCATGTCCTAATGACCTCCACATGTGAACTAATATGGTTTTCTGAATAGATTGAAAGTTCACTGCCCACTGGTTTCCTTAGGTTTGTCATACCCTGCAAGGTATTCGAAACATGGATTATAGTTCCAGAATCAATCCACCATGTATTATGATTAACATTAACCATATTAGATTCATAACAAACAAACGCATGAAAATTAGCTTTCTTCTTTAGCCAAGCCTTAAACTTAATGCagtctatcttcatgtgtcccttCTTTTTACAGAAGAAACACGTAGACTCCTTCTTAATGGCTGGCTCTGCTGAAATCTTTCCCTTTCCCATATCTTTAGTGTGATCCTTTTGCCTCTTTGATGAGGAAGCAACAGTAAGGTTCACCTTTTCACCTTCCTCCATCAACAATCTGCCCTTCTCTTGAACACACATGGCCATAAGTTCATTAATTGACCATTTATCCTTATGTGTGTTGTAAGAGATCTTAAAAGGAACATATTTTGGAGGAAGAGCGCATAAAATGAAGTGCACAAGGAAAGTGTCAGACATGGTAACttccaaagtcttaagttgagctGCAATATCCCTCATGCGCATGATATAATCACGCACACCCTTAGTCTTGGTGAGCCTCAAAGATGAAAACTTCATTATTAAGGTACTAGCAAGAGCTTTATCAGAAGTTGCAAACTGCTCATCGATGGCCTTAATTAGATCTTTAACTTTAGTATCTTTGATCGATGTAACCACGAATACTAGCACACATTCTGGTCTTTATGAACATAATGGAGAGACGATTAGATTTCTCCCACTTTTCATAAAGATCAATTGCTTCTTTAGTGCTTTCTTTAGTTACTTTAGGTGGTTCGTCTTTCTGAATAGCATAATCAATATCTAACCATCCCAACTGCAGTAGCATTCTCTCTTTCCAGACCTTATAGTTATCACCATTTAATTCAGGAATGTCAAATTTAACATCAGTAAAACTCCTAGGTAAAATTACTGCAAATATAATGAATAACATGCTTATTACCAAAGTTGAGACTTTAAACTTAATCATGCTTTACCAATGTAAAACATGCTCAAATATGTATCTAGAGACATAAACCTTGCCTGTGGGCTAAAGTTCTACTCAATTAGATAGATAAAAAATTTAACTTTATGACAATACTATCAAACCATATACATCTCTTAACTCCTGTGGGTAGATTAAGAAACAAGATTCAATATATCATCCTAATTAGTCATACAAATACATACAATAAGATTCCTGTGGGTAAGTCTCATTATATTACATACGACTAATCACAAATAATGTCTAGTTTTCCACATGTGATTCCAAAATAAAATTTCAATTAATTAGAGGTGTTGTGGCTACTCTCTAACTAATAAAATTTTGAATCACTCgacattaaacattaaactttaatctatatctatatactaaactctatgtatataaaaaaaaaatctcaatGACCACAATTGTTCTTAATTCAATACGACAATACGGATACGCATAGAAAATAACTCCATATATGACAAATACTccacaatctatatatatataaaagagagttttttcgagcgatctgagagcgtccacatcatcaaaaatcaatttaggaaagaataattttttatgtaaaaaataaagtggaaaatcttttaattattataatatgtatatttcctaaattatattcaagtgatatttccaatttttatatcaaacttttacatttcatttggcaaaaaaatatcgctaaaaaaattatgaaaataatataattagctttgtggtaaaaaatgctactattagagtataaatttcatattatttgcacatattaaagatggtgtacttcttaatatgtaaaattgtgtaatttttagtatgttttgtctcacattggaaaataacgtaagtgtggtgaatatactacatataaatagtagaattgtcccacatcgaaagattagtataaggtgatgtgatcctatgattataaataggatgcatatttggaacttatgtatccacccaaaatttgttgagtctcataaatattgttttaaagagctcttaagattttctatcattattatctacgatatgatataaaaaataaagtggaaatcgttggaaaatacccgggaaagagttaagaacatgaacatgaaaataaaaaaatacaaaactaaaggttttactaatggtagtctcgacaagacaaaactaaagattttactaatggttgtcttctgaatgcagtaataaagcgttaatgagtcgttatatgtacgatgtagagatccctatctaattaatgatcgagactaagtggttttacctttaaagaaaaataatatgtatacagtagtggttttttttaagaagagacatgtaattcttggtatgttatatctttcacattgaaaaataatgtaggcatgatgaacatactacgtctaaataattaatttatgtatctcacatcgaaagaatagtatacggtagagtgattctataaatataaatatgaggaatccttgaaacttaggtattaacccaaatttttttgatataaaaaatatgtactttttagtatgttatatgtcccacattgaaaaaaaatgtaggtgtggtgaatatattatgtattaaagtgatgtttataattttgatataaaaactttatattttatttgacaaaaaagtatcgtatgaaaattatataattagattgtgacaaaaaaatgttatcattattCATTAGATTGTAGATTTTATTgtaatttctcattattaaatcgggttgatgtcaaagtaggtgcaaaaaaaatggtgtatttagtatgttatttgtcccacattgaaaaacaatgcatgcttgatgaatatatactatgtataaatagtagaattgtcccacatcagaaaaataatccaagtttggtgaatatattacttataaataatagaattgtacCACAccaaaagattagtataaggtggagtGATTATATGGTTATAAataagt
The Silene latifolia isolate original U9 population chromosome 11, ASM4854445v1, whole genome shotgun sequence genome window above contains:
- the LOC141613585 gene encoding uncharacterized protein LOC141613585; its protein translation is MLFIIFAVILPRSFTDVKFDIPELNGDNYKVWKERMLLQLGWLDIDYAIQKDEPPKFATSDKALASTLIMKFSSLRLTKTKGVRDYIMRMRDIAAQLKTLEVTMSDTFLVHFILCALPPKYVPFKISYNTHKDKWSINELMAMCVQEKGRLLMEEGEKVNLTVASSSKRQKDHTKDMGKGKISAEPAIKKESTCFFCKKKGHMKIDCIKFKAWLKKKANFHAFVCYESNMVNVNHNTWWIDSGTIIHVSNTLQDSGFSILRNSEIIGYGILSDNLYRLELQNNITHNSMHVNAGLKRCIMNENSSILWHRDWDISPLRGCIKGKQTNMSKKGAKRSSSLLEIIHTDICCPDMNANDPKYFITFINDYSCYMYLYLLRSKDEAFNAFKLFKAEVENLCGKRIKIVRTDRGGEYYGRYTENGQARGPFAKFLQEHGIVAQYTMPGSPYQNGVVERRNRTLIEMVRCMRSNVKLPSFLWVDALKTTAYILNRVPSKAVSKTPFELFKGWKPSLRHIRIWGCPSEVRVYNPQEKKLDPRTISGGSDLIQDFVLERDHHEVPPSDSSDRLVDIHTPQVQSSVT